Proteins from a single region of Vanessa cardui chromosome 13, ilVanCard2.1, whole genome shotgun sequence:
- the LOC124534867 gene encoding uncharacterized protein LOC124534867: protein MTEPNNVKIKTERPDEAEIRELAAKMVEANKAKALAASVAAARPQPGALLGAPTAAVGGQMGILNFLTRKPGTQQTTAEQRPTSDDKKTPAPDEASWKGHFGWDMLGKCHIPYIYRSGEKYVAVRMVEIKLLNKYLNYLHADIYSCTCIRSYYITEIEARLLNEINNRHCDGQFGREPFTQKDLVVRLSDAYEFYNFLDVCYNKLLRGTTNNKDKCGFIRINKESVVPYTVRDGQKFVPLFYFEGETDNLKLKADQLKGWDLSYLKFCCKVQGIRNELFASETCSVISLTDIKSYFPPGTEFEEYWPNKVVDSQLLISAKGSVSGGGQWTRAPPAPPPGAVSGVVGSGVSLGVSNVSASRGRRPTQRHSAASSAMQMPHAGISAAAVQALANGWNLPGALTQAQTQQVIRLAQAQVAQAQAAARYNSAAIAAAAVAMPQHRSQHNRNVQFPNSAITMAMGQQPPPPLVRSTANTTTMNVPPQVTGTMNGHSTSHSIDTRKRLTPIPDISISGNHTPYKVQKAVVENTMVPCINAKPYQYSELLMTLPDLASHFFPRVSLTTCRAMLDALGLTLFRPNTTQLQVLRNSGKCKSAAAGENGMALVQIRDVMQHMLQFKYMMRSGLADEPPHQPPRPAHAPPSSHAKRARAN from the exons ATGACAGAACCCAACAATGTTAAGATAAAAACGGAGCGACCTGATGAAGCCGAAATCAGGGAACTTGCTGCAAAAATGGTTGAAGCTAACAAAGCGAAAGCACTGGCTGCTTCAGTAGCTGCCGCGCGGCCTCAACCCGGAGCGCTCCTGGGAGCTCCGACTGCGGCTGTCGGCGGGCAAATGGGCATACTCAACTTCCTCACCAGGAAACCAGGCACCCAACAGACGACGGCGGAACAAAGACCGACGTCAGATGACAAGAAAACCCCAGCACCCGATGAAGCTAGCTGGAAAGGTCACTTCGGTTGGGATATGCTTGGTAAATGTCACATTCCTTACATATATCGATCAGGGGAGAAATACGTGGCGGTACGAATGGTGGAGATCAAACTCCTCAACAAGTACCTGAACTATCTCCACGCTGACATCTACTCCTGTACGTGTATTAGGAGTTACTATATCACGGAGATTGAGGCCCGGCTTCTCAACGAGATCAACAACAGGCACTGTGATGGACAGTTCGGTCGGGAACCATTCACGCAGAAGGACCTGGTAGTGAGGTTATCAGACGCTTACGAGTTTTATAATTTCTTAGATGTGTGTTATAATAAACTGTTACGTGGTACGACGAATAACAAGGACAAGTGTGGCTTTATTAGGATAAACAAGGAATCTGTGGTGCCGTACACGGTGCGGGATGGACAGAAGTTTGtaccattattttattttgaaggtGAAACAGACAATTTGAAATTGAAGGCCGATCAGTTAAAGGGTTGGGATTTGTCCTATTTGAAGTTCTGTTGTAAGGTACAGGGGATACGGAATGAACTATTTGCAAGTGAGACATGTTCAGTGATTAGTTTAACGGACATTAAAAGTTACTTTCCCCCGGGCACCGAGTTTGAAGAATACTGGCCTAACAAAGTTGTTGATTCTCAGCTGCTGATCTCTGCAAAGG GTTCAGTATCAGGCGGTGGTCAGTGGACGAGAGCCCCGCCAGCTCCGCCGCCGGGCGCGGTGAGCGGAGTGGTAGGCAGCGGTGTCTCCCTCGGCGTGAGCAATGTGAGCGCGTCGCGAGGCAGGCGGCCTACACAGCGACACTCGGCCGCTTCGTCGGCCATGCAGATGCCGCACGCTGGCATATCAGCCGCCGCCGTGCAGGCGCTCGCGAACGGCTGGAACCTGCCCGGGGCTCTGACGCAAGCTCAGACGCAACAAGTCATCAGGCTCGCTCAG GCCCAGGTGGCGCAGGCGCAAGCGGCGGCGCGCTACAACAGCGCGGCGATCGCGGCCGCCGCCGTCGCCATGCCGCAGCACCGCTCGCAGCACAACCGCAACGTGCAG TTTCCGAACAGTGCAATAACAATGGCGATGGGCCAGCAGCCGCCCCCACCTCTGGTGAGGAGTACGGCCAACACCACAACCATGAA TGTGCCGCCTCAAGTCACTGGGACAATGAATGGCCACTCAACCTCTCACTCCATCGACACTCGCAAAAGGCTTACGCCGATACCAGACATCAGTATAAGTGGCAACCATACGCCGTATAAG GTACAAAAAGCAGTCGTAGAGAACACGATGGTCCCCTGCATCAACGCCAAGCCGTACCAGTACTCCGAGCTGCTGATGACGCTGCCCGACCTCGCGAGCCACTTCTTCCCGCGCGTGTCGCTGACCACGTGCCGCGCCATGCTCGACGCGCTAGGCCTCACGCTCTTCAGGCCTAACAC AACTCAACTCCAAGTGCTAAGAAACTCGGGCAAGTGTAAATCCGCAGCGGCGGGCGAGAATGGCATGGCATTGGTTCAAATACGCGATGTGATGCAGCACATGTTGCAGTTCAAGTACATGATGAGGTCGGGCCTGGCCGACGAGCCTCCGCACCAACCGCCGAGGCCCGCGCACGCGCCGCCCTCCTCGCACGCCAAGCGCGCACGCGCCAACTGA
- the LOC124534577 gene encoding zinc finger protein 845-like gives MEDIKVCRICLLMNVKMFNLHSYSLETYYEVLVGNHNDVENLPKYVCYECTAHLQKFYLFREKCLRGQATLLGLLHSCEKITSDVINKIDKDVFRLTSNITLSQVQCLNITDADLDINNEIKTEPFEVIDDGDYFDNKGNIKRENSCDDLSLLSSVDRMLSSDDEPLSLHKEKKKEMKMKRRKKVNIDKDIKIDREDDSEITNNTNKVPQESIIIEVKRKRGRPRKNEEKPRKPTTVPRQRRTNNTGGVIEEEFELENYCDIITLTEEQQKAEILQRQNSSNYINAIFQCKLCFKGFIDEQAWQHHVSKHEPSAGDLECQICKFRFKTKRILQKHSSNHEKKFACKTCPYISKSGTQARQHQMWHKGVTYKCQYCDEVLTKWTSYLSHVRMKHPSEFICGVCGYSFVSKLGLAMHKTMMHKTTDKEKTKAEKDDMPYCPQCDVKFVSLEAYKRHMVTSVKHTQSTDFSKGCRVCGESFGDAEALRLHHRRHHARARPRNYGKPPARAAWPARCDHCSEEIPNAREYWNHFRRAHPDKNYPVQKDYICDICGKGFRGNAFLVYHKRTHFEERAFKCPQCPKAFFNRTNLLMHEKTHSEHRPHPCSMCSKAFKMKGALDRHFRSHTGVKPYVCEVCGKAFAQSNSRKLHVRTVHLKQPSPYLSRSRLERRNKPPRDQPAAQFLY, from the exons atggagGATATAAAAGTGTGCAGAATATGCCTGTTAATGaatgtaaaaatgtttaatttacattCTTATTCACTGGAAACTTATTACGAAGTTTTAGTAGGAAATCat AATGATGTGGAAAACCTGCCAAAATATGTTTGCTATGAATGTACTGCACACTTACAAAAGTTTTATCTATTCAGAGAGAAATGTTTGCGAGGACAAGCGACATTATTAGGCCTATTGCACTCATGTGAAAAG ATTACTAGTGATGTTATAAATAAGATAGACAAAGATGTTTTCCGTTTAACGTCCAATATAACACTTAGCCAAGTACAATGCTTGAATATAACTGATGCAGATTTAGACattaacaatgaaattaaaaccgaacCATTTGAAGTTATCGACGATggagattattttgataataaaggTAACATCAAGAGGGAAAACAGCTGTGATGATCTATCATTACTATCAAGTGTTGATAGAATGTTATCAAGTGATGATGAACCACTGTCTTTACATAAAGAgaagaaaaaagaaatgaaaatgaagAGGAGGAAAAAAGTCAACATTGATAAAGACATTAAAATTGACAGAGAAGATGACTCAGAA ATAACAAACAACACAAATAAAGTTCCACAAGAAAGCATAATCATAGAGGTCAAACGCAAGCGTGGAAGGCCCAGGAAGAACGAAGAGAAACCTAGAAAACCAACAACTGTCCCCAGACAACGACGCACCAACAACACGGGAGGCGTTATCGAGGAGGAATTCGAGCTGGAAAACTATTGTGACATCATTACATTAACG GAGGAACAACAAAAGGCAGAGATCTTACAGCGGCAGAATTCTTCGAACTATATCAACGCGATATTCCAGTGCAAGCTGTGCTTCAAAGGGTTCATTGACGAGCAGGCGTGGCAGCATCACGTCAGCAAACACGAACCG AGTGCAGGGGACTTGGAGTGCCAAATCTGCAAGTTCAGATTCAAAACGAAACGAATACTGCAGAAACACAGTTCCAACCACGAGAAGAAATTTGCGTGTAAGACTTGTCCGTACATCTCTAAATCTGg GACTCAAGCAAGACAACATCAGATGTGGCATAAAGGCGTGACGTACAAATGCCAGTACTGCGATGAGGTATTGAC GAAATGGACGTCGTACTTATCGCACGTTCGCATGAAGCACCCGTCGGAGTTCATCTGCGGCGTGTGCGGGTACTCGTTCGTCAGCAAGCTGGGCCTCGCCATGCACAAGACCATGATGCACAAAACCACT GATAAAGAAAAAACGAAGGCAGAAAAGGACGACATGCCGTACTGCCCGCAGTGCGACGTGAAGTTCGTGTCGCTGGAGGCGTACAAGCGACACATGGTGACGTCGGTCAAGCACACGCAGAGCACCGACTTCAGCAAGGGCTGCCGCGTGTGCGGCGAGTCGTTCGGCGACGCGGAGGCGCTGCGCCTGCACCACCGCCGCCACCacgcgcgcgcgcgcccgcGCAACTACGGCAAgccgcccgcgcgcgccgcctgGCCCGCGCGCTGCGACCAC TGTTCGGAGGAGATCCCGAATGCGCGCGAGTACTGGAACCACTTCCGACGCGCCCATCCCGACAAGAACTATCCCGTCCAAAAGGATTACATTTGTGACATCTGCGGAAAAGGCTTTCGG GGTAATGCATTCCTTGTCTACCACAAGAGAACCCACTTCGAGGAGAGAGCGTTTAAGTGCCCCCAGTGTCCAAAGGCATTCTTCAACCGGACAAACTTACTAATGCACGAGAAGACGCATTCGGAGCATCGTCCGCACCCGTGCTCGATGTGTTCCAAGGCTTTCAAGATGAAAGGTGCATTAGACAGGCATTTCAGG